One segment of Deltaproteobacteria bacterium DNA contains the following:
- a CDS encoding enoyl-CoA hydratase/isomerase family protein yields MAYTGYECLDIHVDRGVATVTIDHPPINLFDLTLIQEMDRVGRELEADGDVRVAVFQSANPDFFIAHADVALIRTLPVTVPPKATRLGLFHAMVDRFRTMPKATIGKVEGRARGGGSEFLLSLDMRFGALGRAILAQPEVALGIIPGGSGTQRLPRLVGRGRALEIVLGCEDFPAELAERYGYLNRALPAAELGPFVERLARRIASFPAEAIALAKASVAAAELPTVEGLLEEAHYFNQSLATRPAQERMQRFLALGGQTREVELDLGGLVEKLRD; encoded by the coding sequence ATGGCGTACACGGGCTACGAGTGCCTCGATATCCACGTCGACCGCGGCGTCGCCACGGTCACCATCGACCACCCGCCGATCAACCTCTTCGACCTGACGCTCATCCAGGAGATGGACCGGGTCGGACGCGAGCTGGAGGCGGACGGCGACGTCCGCGTCGCCGTCTTCCAGAGCGCCAACCCCGACTTCTTCATCGCGCACGCCGACGTCGCGCTGATCCGGACGCTGCCGGTCACCGTGCCGCCGAAGGCGACCCGCCTCGGCCTCTTCCACGCCATGGTGGACCGCTTCCGTACCATGCCGAAGGCGACCATCGGGAAGGTCGAGGGCCGGGCGCGCGGCGGAGGGAGCGAATTCCTCCTCTCGCTCGACATGCGCTTCGGCGCGCTCGGGCGCGCGATCCTCGCCCAGCCCGAGGTGGCGCTGGGGATCATCCCGGGCGGCAGCGGCACGCAGCGGCTCCCGCGCCTCGTGGGACGGGGCCGCGCGCTCGAGATCGTGCTCGGCTGCGAGGACTTCCCGGCTGAGCTGGCGGAGCGGTACGGGTACCTGAACCGGGCGCTGCCGGCGGCCGAGCTCGGTCCCTTCGTCGAGCGCCTCGCCCGCCGGATCGCCTCCTTCCCGGCCGAGGCGATCGCGCTCGCGAAGGCGTCGGTCGCCGCCGCCGAGCTGCCGACCGTCGAGGGGCTCCTCGAGGAGGCGCACTACTTCAACCAGTCGCTGGCGACCAGGCCGGCACAGGAGCGCATGCAGCGGTTCCTCGCGCTGGGCGGGCAGACACGCGAGGTGGAGCTCGACCTAGGCGGGCTGGTCGAGAAGCTCCGCGACTAG
- a CDS encoding GFA family protein, which translates to MLTGHCLCGGVRYEIDGEIGSVSYCHCSQCRRASGTAFATNASVRAERFRLVAGRDLVTEYESSPGKFRAFCARCGSPILARWAAHPDFVRIRLGTLDADPGSRPLLHVWVGSKAPWFEITDELPRLQAGS; encoded by the coding sequence ATGCTCACCGGACATTGCCTCTGCGGCGGGGTGCGCTACGAGATCGATGGCGAGATCGGCTCGGTGAGCTACTGCCACTGCTCGCAGTGCCGCCGGGCAAGCGGCACGGCCTTTGCCACCAACGCCTCCGTGCGCGCCGAGCGCTTCCGGCTGGTCGCGGGCCGGGATCTCGTCACGGAGTACGAGTCCTCGCCCGGGAAGTTCCGCGCCTTCTGCGCGCGCTGCGGCTCGCCGATCCTGGCCCGGTGGGCGGCGCATCCGGACTTCGTCCGCATCCGGCTCGGCACGCTCGACGCTGACCCGGGGAGCCGGCCGCTCCTGCACGTCTGGGTGGGCTCGAAGGCGCCCTGGTTCGAGATCACCGACGAGCTGCCCCGCCTCCAGGCGGGAAGCTAG
- a CDS encoding cupin domain-containing protein, with amino-acid sequence MRLERIPWSGPDKPTESVLAARLAADDFESFAWSDPPDADYSPHAHDHDESLWVIEGEITFGAEGKELRLGPGDRLMLPKGTVHTARAGREGARYLIGERRG; translated from the coding sequence ATGCGTCTCGAAAGAATCCCGTGGAGCGGCCCTGACAAGCCGACCGAGAGCGTACTCGCCGCGCGGCTCGCGGCGGACGATTTCGAATCCTTCGCCTGGAGTGACCCGCCCGACGCCGACTACTCGCCGCACGCGCACGATCACGACGAGAGCCTCTGGGTGATCGAGGGCGAGATCACCTTCGGCGCCGAGGGGAAGGAGCTCCGCCTCGGCCCGGGCGACCGCCTCATGCTGCCCAAGGGCACGGTGCACACCGCGCGCGCCGGGCGCGAGGGCGCGCGCTACCTGATCGGGGAGCGGCGCGGCTAG
- a CDS encoding enoyl-CoA hydratase gives MTFQLIRYEASDGIAQITLDRPEKLNAWTPQMAVEQADALRRANDDRSVGAIVMTGAGRAFCAGADMELTFKSRIEGRDPGEDTASGQGGMPAGLDWVRLVRESKPLIAAVNGAAVGIGMTMILPFDVIVASEKARFGMLFIKVGLVPELASTHFLVQRVGLGKASEMCLSGRLYGAAEAAACGLADRLVEPEKLLEAARELAREIAANPDPQLRMTKALLTQNASATDLDEVQRRESEMLRACWKSPEHAEAVQAFLDKRPPRFR, from the coding sequence ATGACCTTCCAGCTCATTCGCTACGAGGCCAGCGACGGGATCGCGCAGATCACCCTCGACCGTCCCGAGAAGCTGAACGCCTGGACGCCGCAGATGGCCGTCGAGCAGGCCGACGCCCTCCGGCGCGCGAACGACGATCGGTCGGTCGGCGCGATCGTCATGACCGGCGCCGGGCGGGCCTTCTGCGCCGGCGCCGACATGGAGCTCACTTTCAAGTCCCGCATCGAGGGCCGCGACCCCGGCGAGGACACGGCGAGCGGCCAGGGCGGCATGCCGGCGGGCCTCGACTGGGTCCGCCTGGTGCGCGAGTCGAAGCCGCTCATCGCCGCCGTGAACGGCGCCGCGGTCGGCATCGGCATGACCATGATCCTGCCCTTCGACGTGATCGTCGCCTCGGAGAAGGCGCGCTTCGGGATGCTCTTCATCAAGGTCGGCCTCGTCCCGGAGCTGGCGAGCACGCACTTCCTCGTCCAGCGCGTGGGTCTCGGCAAGGCGAGCGAGATGTGCCTCTCCGGGCGGCTCTACGGCGCCGCCGAGGCGGCGGCGTGCGGGCTCGCCGACCGGCTGGTCGAGCCCGAGAAGCTCCTCGAGGCGGCCCGCGAGCTGGCGCGCGAGATCGCCGCCAATCCCGACCCGCAGCTCCGCATGACGAAGGCGCTCTTGACGCAGAACGCCTCGGCGACCGACCTGGACGAGGTGCAGCGCCGCGAGAGCGAGATGCTGCGCGCCTGCTGGAAGAGCCCCGAGCACGCCGAGGCGGTGCAGGCGTTCCTCGACAAGCGCCCGCCGCGCTTCCGCTGA
- a CDS encoding amidohydrolase, with protein MSGRSGGEPRVPFPLSDVSNGEWCPRPPSAKQRLAARLIAEECDRRARRHGMTRAEFLRTAAATATAFWVLNQIHGLDQQGDAAVLPLDPDLDATCALLDRHLFVMDVQLHHVDLNLPDPSRFCFIRFGERRQDVSKPCTERTQLLGQANFVREVFVGSETDVGVISGVPSGVLLPPQTMADTRDLVNHLAGSERALSQAMIDPKAPPGSPTALDSMEHQVRDLGAVALKCYTYNGNWWLDDERVSYPMLAEATRLGLRLINCHKGLPNLAFFPLSAEYVRTRDLPKVVRDWPQLEFCAYHAGYFPEEGGNSEFIRVARSLPRKYRRNLYAEIGSSFAITFLDSPAKAAFFIGRLLKTLGSRNILWGTDCVWWGSPQWLIDAFKTLRIPAPMRERYGFPPLTRRAKRRILGLNAARLYGVDPRARRCAIAADRIALERAAHGGFRAGRSLRAYGPRTRREFLAFLRTGASLQG; from the coding sequence ATGAGCGGTCGGTCCGGCGGCGAGCCTCGCGTCCCCTTCCCGCTCTCCGACGTCTCCAATGGGGAGTGGTGCCCGCGGCCGCCGAGCGCGAAGCAGCGGCTCGCCGCCCGGCTGATCGCCGAGGAGTGCGACCGGCGCGCGCGCCGCCACGGCATGACGCGCGCCGAGTTCCTCCGCACGGCGGCGGCGACGGCAACCGCCTTCTGGGTGCTCAACCAGATCCACGGCCTCGACCAGCAGGGCGACGCCGCCGTCCTGCCGCTCGACCCCGACCTCGACGCCACCTGCGCCCTCCTCGATCGCCACCTCTTCGTGATGGACGTGCAGCTGCACCACGTCGACCTGAACCTGCCCGACCCCTCGCGCTTCTGCTTCATCCGCTTCGGCGAGCGCAGGCAGGACGTGAGCAAGCCCTGCACGGAGCGGACCCAGCTCCTCGGGCAGGCCAACTTCGTTCGGGAGGTGTTCGTCGGCAGCGAGACCGACGTCGGGGTGATCAGCGGCGTGCCCTCGGGCGTGCTCCTCCCGCCGCAGACCATGGCCGACACGCGCGACCTGGTGAACCACCTCGCCGGCTCCGAGCGCGCCCTCAGCCAGGCGATGATCGACCCGAAGGCCCCGCCGGGCAGCCCCACCGCGCTCGACAGCATGGAGCACCAGGTGCGCGACCTCGGCGCGGTGGCGCTCAAGTGCTACACCTACAACGGCAACTGGTGGCTCGACGACGAGCGGGTGAGCTACCCGATGCTGGCCGAGGCGACGCGCCTCGGGCTCCGGCTCATCAACTGCCACAAGGGGCTCCCCAACCTCGCCTTCTTCCCGCTGAGCGCCGAGTACGTGCGCACGCGCGACCTGCCGAAGGTGGTGCGCGACTGGCCGCAGCTCGAGTTCTGCGCCTATCACGCCGGCTACTTCCCGGAGGAGGGCGGGAACAGCGAGTTCATCCGCGTGGCGCGGAGTCTCCCGCGGAAATACCGCCGGAACCTCTACGCCGAGATCGGCAGCAGCTTCGCCATCACCTTCCTCGACAGCCCCGCGAAGGCCGCCTTCTTCATCGGGCGCCTGCTCAAGACCCTCGGCTCGCGCAACATCCTGTGGGGCACCGACTGCGTATGGTGGGGCTCGCCCCAGTGGCTGATCGACGCCTTCAAGACACTCCGCATCCCCGCCCCCATGCGGGAGCGCTACGGCTTCCCGCCGCTCACGCGGCGGGCGAAGCGCCGCATCCTGGGGCTCAATGCCGCGCGCCTCTACGGCGTCGACCCGCGCGCCCGGCGCTGCGCGATCGCCGCCGATCGCATCGCGCTCGAGCGCGCGGCCCACGGCGGGTTCCGCGCGGGACGGAGCCTCCGGGCGTACGGGCCGCGCACGCGGCGGGAGTTCCTGGCCTTCCTGCGGACCGGGGCGTCTCTCCAGGGCTGA
- a CDS encoding DUF1343 domain-containing protein, whose product MLTGLEVLARERPRWLRGRRVGLLLHPASVTAELVSARDVVHRLCGDGLLALFGPQHGFAGEKQDNMIESGHGVDAELGIPVYSLYSETRSPTPEMLAGIDLLLVDLQDVGTRVYTFEWTTALALEACAAAGKEVVVLDRPNPLGGETLEGNLIRPGYTSFVGLYPVPMRHGLTLGELAALVNLRMADGGGRPARRTDGVGVRCPGRCALTVVPMEGWRRRMLFPDTGLPWVLPSPNMPTFDTAVVYPGQVLLEGTNLSEGRGTTRPFEIFGAPWIDLRKIRRRFERRRLPGLVLRDHAFEPTFHKWAERLCHGFQLHVTDRAAFRPYLTTLALLQDVIAEHRQHFAWKEPPYEYVTDRLPIDVLLGDPTVRDAVERGADLRALERSWRREIEAFRREALSVRLYR is encoded by the coding sequence GTGCTCACCGGCCTCGAGGTGCTGGCGCGCGAGCGGCCGAGGTGGCTGCGCGGTCGGCGCGTCGGGCTCCTCCTGCACCCCGCGTCGGTCACCGCCGAGCTGGTCTCGGCACGCGACGTCGTCCACCGTCTCTGCGGCGACGGCCTGCTCGCCCTCTTCGGCCCGCAGCACGGCTTCGCCGGCGAGAAGCAGGACAACATGATCGAGTCGGGGCACGGCGTGGATGCCGAGCTCGGCATCCCGGTCTACAGCCTCTACTCGGAGACCCGCTCGCCCACGCCGGAGATGCTCGCGGGCATCGACCTGCTGCTCGTCGATCTCCAGGACGTTGGGACCCGCGTTTACACCTTCGAATGGACGACGGCCCTCGCGCTCGAGGCCTGCGCCGCCGCCGGCAAGGAGGTCGTCGTGCTCGATCGGCCGAATCCTCTCGGCGGCGAGACGCTCGAGGGGAACCTGATCCGGCCCGGGTACACCTCGTTCGTGGGCCTCTATCCCGTGCCCATGCGCCACGGGCTGACGCTCGGCGAGCTGGCCGCGCTCGTCAACCTGCGGATGGCCGACGGCGGCGGCCGCCCCGCGCGGCGCACCGACGGCGTCGGGGTGCGCTGCCCCGGCCGCTGCGCGCTCACCGTGGTGCCGATGGAGGGATGGCGGCGGCGCATGCTCTTCCCCGACACCGGTCTCCCCTGGGTCCTCCCCTCGCCGAACATGCCGACCTTCGACACCGCGGTCGTCTATCCGGGCCAGGTCCTGCTGGAAGGGACGAACCTGTCGGAGGGGCGCGGGACGACGCGGCCGTTCGAGATCTTCGGGGCGCCGTGGATCGACCTCCGGAAGATCCGCCGGCGCTTCGAGCGCCGCCGGCTGCCGGGGCTCGTGCTGCGCGACCACGCGTTCGAGCCGACCTTCCACAAGTGGGCCGAGCGGCTCTGCCACGGCTTCCAGCTCCACGTGACCGACCGGGCCGCCTTCCGTCCCTACCTGACGACGCTCGCGCTCCTGCAGGACGTCATCGCCGAACACCGGCAGCACTTCGCCTGGAAGGAGCCGCCCTACGAGTACGTCACCGACCGGCTGCCGATCGACGTGCTGCTCGGCGACCCCACCGTGCGCGACGCGGTGGAGCGCGGCGCCGACCTGCGGGCCCTCGAGCGCTCCTGGCGGAGAGAGATCGAGGCGTTCCGCAGGGAGGCGCTGTCGGTGCGGCTCTATCGCTGA
- a CDS encoding VOC family protein — translation MEDLMALFESRGIDHVGIRYRDLPRAVAWFRNVLGLQIDHQTQTMAFVHVGDGSHVALFQAEGDEPLRQPHHVALRVSDPAAAEAALRAAGIPLRRFGPNLGFEDPEGTVFHFMPVR, via the coding sequence ATGGAGGACCTGATGGCACTCTTTGAGAGCCGAGGCATCGACCACGTTGGTATTCGGTATCGCGATCTGCCGCGTGCGGTCGCCTGGTTTCGCAACGTCCTGGGTCTGCAGATTGACCACCAAACGCAGACCATGGCGTTCGTCCACGTCGGGGACGGCTCCCACGTGGCGCTGTTTCAAGCGGAAGGCGACGAGCCGCTGCGCCAGCCCCACCACGTGGCGCTGCGCGTTTCCGATCCGGCCGCCGCCGAGGCCGCGCTTCGCGCAGCGGGAATTCCCCTTCGGCGCTTCGGTCCGAATCTGGGCTTCGAGGATCCGGAAGGCACCGTCTTCCACTTCATGCCGGTACGGTAG
- a CDS encoding sulfatase, whose translation MTQCRGRPRVRSVVAGGLALLAGATAWWWHRAATFALPGRLPVDRVAADLAAALPESSSVRQAPLAPRRGLLASAGPRDALIVAPGSRLPLRLRVPPAAILAFSVGVEGDGGKDRHAAGLRFQVLVDGAERFARVVNPAARRADRVWFDEQVDLSGEAGREVEIVFATDVAGAGTPAGMPGWSGVRVLERHWRERQRADPSRPSVLVVLIDTLRADRLGCYGRTPSPSPTLDALAARGSLFEQNVAHAPWTMPSTASILTGLYPPAHGVLGDRGQTLRDDLLTLPEAAGEHGITTVAVSANPLVSRGTNFSQGFETFVELEIETAREDGEVVKTPASAAAVNDVFLRWLRSNRARRFLAYLHYMEPHHPYTPPPHLRPPAPPGVRRRVAAGRLDPWQAAMRAPIPFQLPALELEYVRRLYEGEIRAWDEQLAELLRALDAFDLLRSTVVVVTADHGEAFQEHGRLQHGFHLYDELLRVPLVIAGPGIGIGRVSAQTMGVDVFPTVAALLGLPVPAGLPGRNVLASGTERPAFSMTLGGRLLDGRGGEIVSVRTPEAKLIWAPNLGHYQLFDLVRDPGEREDRWGDGTAAAALARLLSEWRAAAPPPPAATAGPGFEERLRALGYVD comes from the coding sequence ATGACGCAGTGTCGGGGGCGCCCCCGCGTCCGGAGCGTGGTGGCCGGCGGTCTCGCGCTGCTCGCGGGTGCCACGGCATGGTGGTGGCATCGTGCAGCGACCTTCGCGCTGCCCGGCCGGCTACCCGTCGACCGGGTGGCGGCCGACCTTGCCGCCGCACTCCCCGAGTCGAGCAGCGTGCGGCAGGCTCCGCTCGCGCCCCGGCGCGGCCTCCTCGCCAGCGCGGGGCCACGCGATGCGCTCATCGTGGCGCCGGGCTCGCGCCTGCCGCTGCGCCTGCGGGTTCCGCCGGCGGCGATCCTCGCGTTCAGCGTCGGGGTGGAGGGCGATGGGGGGAAGGATCGGCACGCCGCCGGCCTTCGCTTCCAGGTCCTGGTCGACGGCGCGGAGCGCTTCGCGCGCGTCGTCAATCCGGCGGCCCGCCGCGCCGACCGGGTCTGGTTCGACGAGCAGGTCGATCTGTCCGGCGAGGCCGGACGCGAGGTCGAGATCGTGTTCGCGACCGACGTCGCGGGCGCGGGGACGCCGGCCGGCATGCCGGGGTGGAGCGGCGTCCGGGTCCTCGAGCGCCACTGGCGCGAGCGGCAGCGGGCGGATCCATCGAGGCCGAGCGTCCTCGTCGTGCTCATCGACACGCTCCGCGCCGATCGGCTCGGCTGCTACGGGCGCACGCCGAGCCCGAGCCCGACGCTCGACGCGCTCGCCGCCCGTGGCTCGCTGTTCGAGCAGAATGTCGCCCACGCGCCCTGGACCATGCCGTCGACGGCTTCGATCCTGACCGGCCTCTACCCGCCCGCTCACGGCGTGCTCGGGGACCGCGGGCAGACGTTGCGCGACGACCTCCTCACGCTGCCGGAGGCGGCCGGGGAGCACGGCATCACGACCGTCGCCGTCTCCGCCAACCCGCTCGTCTCGCGTGGCACGAACTTCTCGCAGGGGTTCGAGACGTTCGTCGAGCTCGAGATCGAGACGGCGCGGGAGGATGGCGAGGTCGTGAAGACGCCGGCATCCGCCGCCGCCGTCAACGACGTCTTCCTCCGCTGGCTCCGCTCGAACCGCGCCCGCCGCTTCCTCGCCTACCTGCACTACATGGAGCCGCACCATCCCTACACGCCGCCCCCGCACCTCCGCCCGCCGGCGCCGCCGGGCGTTCGCCGGCGCGTCGCCGCGGGGCGGCTCGATCCGTGGCAGGCCGCCATGCGCGCGCCGATTCCCTTCCAGCTCCCTGCGCTCGAGCTCGAGTACGTCCGCCGCCTGTACGAGGGCGAGATCCGCGCGTGGGACGAGCAGCTGGCCGAGCTCCTGCGCGCCCTCGACGCGTTCGACCTGCTGCGCTCGACGGTGGTCGTCGTGACGGCCGATCACGGCGAGGCGTTCCAGGAGCACGGGCGCCTGCAGCATGGCTTTCACCTCTACGACGAGCTGCTGCGCGTGCCGCTCGTCATCGCGGGCCCCGGCATCGGCATCGGACGCGTCAGCGCCCAGACGATGGGAGTCGACGTGTTCCCGACGGTCGCGGCGCTGCTCGGACTTCCCGTCCCCGCGGGCCTTCCGGGGCGCAACGTGCTCGCCTCCGGGACCGAGCGCCCGGCCTTCTCCATGACGCTCGGCGGACGCCTCCTGGACGGCCGCGGCGGCGAGATCGTCTCGGTGCGGACGCCGGAGGCGAAGCTGATCTGGGCGCCGAATCTCGGGCACTATCAGTTGTTCGATCTCGTCCGGGACCCGGGCGAGCGCGAGGACCGGTGGGGAGACGGCACCGCCGCGGCGGCGCTCGCGCGCCTGCTCTCCGAGTGGCGGGCCGCGGCGCCGCCGCCGCCTGCCGCGACGGCGGGGCCGGGGTTCGAGGAGCGCCTGCGGGCGCTGGGGTATGTGGATTGA
- a CDS encoding DUF748 domain-containing protein has protein sequence MTRRRRRWLVALGILLVLRAALPAVLRAVLASRAAKLLNARVAIGDVDLGLLRGVVVLEDVAVRAPLPPGAAPPPAVDAEPPLVAWKRFAVNVAWLSLLRKTVRLESVELDEPRIALDRLASGDLNLAALAPKGKAAAGPTEGETAETQPARAQPTTKPGAGWGFGIDSLVLRAGHARFRDFAVEGAEPVEIALPTLAVRDVALRPGLYGGPAHAHLDVRVDRGRLRVNTRLRLREDGLAVASRLRARRLPLRRTRVYVPKVGWRQLAGELGASVVHRFATGGRHLLRGTVTLDDVEIRVPEVEMPALAWKHCAVAVDPIDLVAERAAVASVELRGASLVVRPRGGPLLPMIGGEAETPPHPAPEPSAPAPAAPAPAAKPWRWSVGSLRVADTRLYLLGAEPATEVGVDVEASELTSDGDEPAPVRLALGLLDGSLRVEGGLRIARPGFTGTLTLDRLSLPELAGLAGALPPGIVQKGVLGAELALAAGSSAPTPGDVRVQGKVTLADPWVAAADPNDFAAGWSVLEVGIDELLVPGVLGADGAKTPGAPISVRLGAVSLAKPYAQLTRTAEGLVLPPLSSARAGDETPAAPAPGPAAGGQPPAPAVDVAVESLRLTEGRILVTDRTVTPFFWGDLTSLDADVQKLRWPALAMERVRVEATAASRGKLLLTGGFSPAGGEIQLDGRDIALRPFNPYATAYSPYSIASGALTVATRARFQGGGYDSTTALKLLQFDLGGKEGDTLFAGQFGIPLSVALALLKDLEGKIALDVPVAADAEGMKVGITSVIRQALRGALIGALVSPLKLVGAAFATSGGDALAPVPITFRAGRAELTAEGEKQAEALAGVVASRPGIGLTLDAPPSAEDVRWLREQALREELGTPQGVLGVVRTLPQRGARERIRTALEARARDEKGDLAADDAETLERWLAERPPPTPERLRALAGERMARLQALLRERYGIGPERVDRRDPAAEVAEGPPAVRFEMRAAAAPRGP, from the coding sequence ATGACGCGACGGCGACGGCGCTGGCTCGTGGCACTCGGGATCCTGCTCGTGCTGCGGGCCGCACTTCCCGCGGTCCTCCGGGCCGTCCTCGCCTCCCGGGCCGCGAAGCTCCTGAACGCCCGGGTCGCGATCGGCGACGTCGACCTGGGGCTCCTGCGCGGCGTGGTCGTGCTCGAGGACGTTGCGGTGCGCGCCCCATTGCCGCCCGGGGCGGCCCCGCCGCCCGCCGTGGACGCCGAGCCGCCCCTCGTCGCCTGGAAGCGCTTCGCCGTGAACGTCGCCTGGCTCTCCCTCCTCCGCAAGACGGTGCGGCTCGAGAGCGTGGAGCTCGACGAGCCGCGGATCGCGCTCGACCGGCTCGCGAGCGGCGACCTCAACCTGGCGGCGCTCGCGCCCAAGGGGAAGGCCGCGGCCGGGCCCACGGAGGGAGAGACGGCCGAGACGCAGCCCGCGCGCGCGCAGCCGACCACCAAGCCCGGGGCCGGCTGGGGCTTCGGCATCGACTCCCTCGTGCTGCGCGCGGGGCACGCGCGCTTCCGCGACTTCGCCGTGGAGGGGGCCGAGCCCGTCGAGATCGCGCTCCCGACCCTCGCGGTGCGGGACGTGGCGCTGCGCCCGGGGCTCTACGGCGGGCCCGCACACGCCCACCTCGACGTGCGCGTCGACAGGGGCCGGCTCCGGGTGAACACGCGTCTGCGCCTCCGCGAGGACGGCCTCGCGGTCGCGAGCAGGCTCCGCGCGCGCCGCCTGCCGCTCCGCCGCACGCGGGTCTACGTGCCGAAGGTCGGCTGGCGCCAGCTCGCGGGCGAGCTCGGCGCGTCGGTCGTGCATCGGTTCGCGACCGGCGGCCGCCACCTCCTGCGTGGCACGGTCACGCTCGACGACGTGGAGATACGCGTGCCCGAGGTCGAGATGCCGGCGCTCGCCTGGAAGCACTGCGCGGTGGCGGTCGATCCGATCGACTTGGTCGCCGAGCGCGCCGCGGTGGCGAGCGTCGAGCTGCGGGGCGCGTCGCTCGTCGTCCGCCCGCGCGGCGGGCCGCTGCTGCCGATGATCGGGGGCGAGGCCGAGACCCCGCCGCACCCGGCCCCCGAACCGTCCGCACCCGCACCCGCGGCGCCCGCCCCGGCGGCGAAGCCGTGGCGGTGGTCCGTCGGCTCGCTCCGCGTGGCGGACACGCGCCTCTACCTCCTTGGCGCAGAGCCGGCGACAGAGGTCGGCGTCGACGTCGAGGCGAGCGAGCTCACCAGCGACGGGGACGAGCCCGCTCCCGTGAGGCTCGCGCTCGGCCTGCTCGACGGCTCGCTCCGGGTGGAGGGGGGCTTGCGTATCGCCCGACCCGGCTTCACCGGAACGCTGACGCTCGACCGGCTCTCGCTCCCGGAGCTGGCCGGGCTCGCGGGGGCGCTGCCACCGGGCATCGTCCAGAAGGGCGTCCTTGGTGCAGAGCTCGCGCTCGCCGCCGGCTCCTCGGCTCCCACCCCGGGCGACGTGCGCGTGCAGGGGAAGGTCACGCTCGCCGATCCGTGGGTCGCGGCTGCGGACCCGAACGACTTCGCCGCCGGCTGGTCCGTGCTCGAGGTGGGGATCGACGAGCTGCTCGTCCCCGGGGTGCTCGGGGCCGACGGGGCGAAGACGCCGGGCGCCCCGATCTCCGTCCGCCTCGGGGCCGTGAGCCTCGCGAAGCCGTACGCGCAGCTCACGCGCACCGCCGAGGGGCTCGTCCTGCCGCCGCTCTCCTCAGCGCGAGCCGGCGACGAGACGCCTGCGGCTCCCGCGCCGGGGCCGGCCGCGGGCGGGCAGCCGCCGGCGCCCGCCGTCGACGTCGCGGTCGAGTCGCTCCGCCTGACGGAGGGGCGCATCCTGGTCACCGACCGCACCGTGACGCCCTTCTTCTGGGGCGACCTCACGTCGCTCGACGCCGACGTGCAGAAGCTCCGCTGGCCTGCTCTCGCCATGGAGCGCGTGCGCGTCGAGGCCACCGCGGCGTCGCGCGGCAAGCTCCTCCTGACGGGCGGCTTCTCGCCCGCCGGCGGCGAGATCCAGCTGGACGGCAGGGACATCGCGCTCAGGCCGTTCAACCCGTACGCCACGGCGTACTCGCCCTACAGCATCGCGAGCGGGGCGCTCACGGTGGCGACCCGGGCGCGCTTCCAGGGCGGCGGCTACGACTCGACCACGGCGCTCAAGCTCCTCCAGTTCGACCTGGGCGGCAAGGAGGGCGACACGCTCTTCGCGGGGCAGTTCGGCATCCCGCTGTCGGTGGCGCTGGCGCTGCTCAAGGACCTCGAGGGCAAAATCGCGCTCGACGTCCCGGTCGCGGCCGACGCGGAGGGGATGAAGGTCGGGATCACGAGCGTCATCCGCCAGGCGCTCCGCGGGGCGCTCATCGGCGCGCTCGTCTCGCCGCTCAAGCTGGTCGGGGCGGCGTTCGCGACGAGCGGGGGCGATGCGCTCGCCCCCGTGCCGATCACCTTCCGCGCGGGACGTGCCGAGCTCACCGCCGAGGGCGAGAAGCAGGCGGAGGCGCTGGCCGGCGTCGTCGCGAGCCGGCCCGGGATCGGCCTCACGCTCGACGCCCCGCCGAGCGCGGAGGACGTCCGCTGGCTCCGCGAGCAGGCGCTGCGCGAGGAGCTGGGCACGCCACAGGGCGTCCTGGGCGTCGTGCGCACGCTCCCGCAGCGCGGCGCCCGCGAGCGCATCCGCACGGCGCTCGAGGCCCGCGCGCGCGACGAGAAGGGCGATCTCGCGGCGGACGACGCCGAGACCCTGGAGCGGTGGCTCGCCGAGCGCCCCCCGCCGACGCCCGAGCGCCTGCGGGCACTCGCGGGCGAGCGCATGGCGCGCCTCCAGGCGCTCCTGCGGGAGCGGTACGGGATCGGGCCGGAGCGCGTCGACCGCCGCGACCCCGCGGCCGAGGTGGCCGAGGGGCCGCCGGCCGTCCGCTTCGAGATGCGCGCGGCCGCCGCGCCGAGGGGACCGTGA